Proteins encoded in a region of the Oscillospiraceae bacterium MB24-C1 genome:
- a CDS encoding VRR-NUC domain-containing protein has product MKYPIQSSEDNEQQQLIAWAAWQTARHPELQLLYHVPNEGKRGLAGGAHQKRLGLRAGVPDLCLPVARDTYHGLYIEMKFGKNRPDKSQTWWIEQLVGQGYCVAVCYSCEDAARVIMRYIAGTEETGLYQPRTLPQNGKGYSG; this is encoded by the coding sequence ATGAAATATCCTATTCAATCTAGTGAGGACAACGAACAGCAGCAGCTTATTGCATGGGCCGCATGGCAGACTGCCCGTCACCCGGAATTACAGCTGTTGTATCATGTACCAAACGAGGGCAAGCGCGGCCTTGCCGGTGGCGCTCACCAAAAGCGGTTAGGACTACGAGCGGGCGTTCCCGATCTGTGCCTGCCGGTGGCGCGCGATACATACCATGGTCTTTATATTGAAATGAAATTCGGGAAAAACCGTCCAGACAAAAGTCAAACGTGGTGGATAGAACAGCTTGTCGGTCAAGGCTATTGCGTTGCGGTTTGCTATTCCTGCGAGGATGCCGCCCGGGTGATTATGCGATATATCGCAGGAACCGAGGAAACAGGGCTGTATCAACCGCGCACCCTTCCGCAAAATGGGAAAGGGTATTCAGGATGA
- a CDS encoding tyrosine-type recombinase/integrase, protein MKEQLTREIINAALVFLETPQIEQLQQCITIALHSYEISLAETAMVPVESLTERVFKTFFVSKKIEGLSEKSLKYYAMEIKALIEFIQKPLDQIGTDDIRFYLVKQSQKGISKVTLDNKRRVFNSFFSWAYNEDYIEKNPMRKIKKIKTEKIIKQPFTEEQVEVLRGACRTLRETAMVELFASTGMRVGEMETLEISRIDFLTGEVIVYGKGAKERVTYLNARAKLHLMRYLKSRQDDCPAVIVREKGEVKGLSISRIEKIIKAIGERAGVENTHPHRFRRTTATTAIGRGMPIEQVQQMLGHTSIETTTRYAVVSQKNVKASHERYLAG, encoded by the coding sequence ATGAAAGAGCAGCTAACACGCGAGATTATCAACGCGGCGTTAGTGTTTTTGGAAACACCGCAGATTGAGCAGTTGCAACAGTGCATTACCATCGCGCTGCACAGTTACGAGATCAGTCTTGCCGAGACTGCAATGGTACCTGTTGAGAGTTTGACCGAGCGGGTGTTTAAGACATTTTTTGTAAGCAAGAAGATTGAAGGACTATCTGAAAAATCCCTTAAATACTACGCAATGGAGATTAAGGCGCTGATTGAATTTATCCAAAAGCCATTAGATCAAATAGGCACAGATGATATTAGGTTTTACTTAGTAAAACAATCACAAAAAGGCATATCAAAGGTGACACTTGACAATAAGCGCCGAGTGTTCAACAGCTTCTTCAGTTGGGCATACAACGAGGATTACATAGAGAAAAACCCCATGCGAAAGATTAAGAAGATTAAAACGGAAAAGATTATCAAGCAACCATTCACAGAGGAACAGGTGGAAGTGCTGCGCGGGGCCTGCCGGACACTACGCGAAACCGCCATGGTGGAACTATTCGCATCTACGGGAATGCGTGTTGGTGAAATGGAAACGCTGGAGATCAGCCGTATTGACTTTCTGACTGGTGAGGTAATCGTATATGGAAAGGGTGCAAAAGAGCGCGTGACATATCTAAACGCTCGCGCAAAGCTGCACCTTATGCGCTACCTAAAAAGCCGCCAAGACGATTGCCCCGCCGTGATTGTTCGCGAAAAGGGCGAGGTAAAGGGATTATCCATAAGCCGGATCGAGAAGATCATAAAGGCTATAGGCGAGCGGGCAGGGGTAGAGAACACGCACCCGCACAGATTTAGGCGCACGACTGCCACAACCGCCATAGGGCGGGGAATGCCTATCGAGCAGGTGCAGCAGATGTTGGGGCATACGTCGATTGAGACAACGACCCGTTATGCCGTTGTAAGCCAGAAAAATGTAAAGGCCAGCCATGAAAGATATCTGGCGGGATAG